ttcttgaactTCCCATGCTGGGAATTGTTGACGAAGCATATGCCCTGTGAATCAGGCTTTTCTGCAGTCGGGAGGCCTGCATACTTCGCTAAATCTCGTACTTCTGGTTTCGTTAGATGGCCAATGGGTAGCAACAAAGATGACAAAACAGTGGAGTTGATTTGTGAAAGGTAATAGCTTTGATCCTTGGGCCTATAAATGCTTCTCAGTAAATGGAATAATCCTTTTCCATTCATTTCCTGCATAACTCGGGCGTAATGACCAGTAACAAGCCAATAGTTACCCGTCCCATACTTCTCATCCAGCCACTCTCTCAGCTTGCCGAACTTGACGAACTTGTTGCAACCGATATCTGGATTGGGTGTCGACCCTTCACTGTAGCCTCTCAACATTGGTTCAAATACATCTATCCAATAATCTTGCTCAAAATTAACTTTGTCAACTCGGATGTTCAAATGCTTAGCGACACGGTTCACATCTCTCCAATCCCTCTCGTAGCATGGCTCCTTGCCAGGGTCGTCCAAAGATTGTGATTCAGACCAGTTCTGCATATATACTCCTCGGGTATTTGGAAATTCTCCGGCAAATAGTGCTGCCGCCACAGAGGAATCTACCCCAGATGACATTGCCACTATCACGTTGTCAAACTTTGCCGGTAGCCGCTGTGGTCTGTACGGTGAAGCACTCCTCCGTCCTATTAAATTTAAATATCTTGCCAGCATTGTTATCTGACTTGAATCGATTGCCAAATCAATACGCTCACATTTTTAACGTTCTTGTATGTTTCCAAACTTTCATTCTTTTACAATAAAGCAATGTTTTGCCTCAActattgaaagaaaaaaataagagacCAATTGTTACTACCCGGCGCtcttaaaattttcaagcgATGAGATGAAATTCATACAAAATGGCTTTACAGAGAGTTACTAGTACTTCACTAACTTCCTACTGCTTGAAGTAAAGTCACTAAAAGTACTTTTGTCATTTAAGTTACCACCACATATCTCTTTAACCTAGAATATGGCAGGCGtgcagaaaagaaaaagggaTCTCGAAGATCAAGACGACAATGGAAGCGAGGAGGACGACATCGCCTTTGATATTGCAAATGAAATTGCCTTAAATGATAGTGAGAGTGATGCTAACGACTCCGATAGTGAAGTTGAAGCTGATTATGGTCCCAACGATGTCCAGGATGTGATCGAGTACAGCtcagatgaagaagaaggagTGAACAATAAGAAGAAGGCTGAAAACAAGGacatcaagaaaaaaaagaatagtAAGAAGGAAATAGCAGCATTTCCAATGTTAGAAATGtcagatgatgaaaacaatGCATCTGGTAAAACTCAAACCGGtgatgatgaggatgatgtcaatgaatatttctCCACAAATAACTTGGAGAAAACAAAGCATAAAAAAGGTAGTTTTCCCAGCTTTGGCCTATCCAAAATTGTATTGAACAATATTAAAAGGAAGGGATTTCGCCAACCCACTCCTATTCAAAGGAAGACTATCCCATTAATTTTGCAAAGTAGGGATATTGTTGGTATGGCACGTACCGGTTCTGGTAAGACTGCAGCATTCATCTTGCCAATGgtggaaaaattgaaaagtcACTCAGGTAAAATTGGCGCCCGTGCAGTCATCTTATCGCCTTCCAGAGAATTAGCCATGCAGACTTTCAACGTTTTCAAGGATTTTGCCAGAGGAACAGAACTAAGAAGCGTCCTCTTGACTGGTGGTGATTCCTTGGAAGAACAATTTGGCATGATGATGACCAACCCAGACGTTATTATTGCAACACCTGGTAGATTTTTACATCTGAAAGTTGAAATGAACCTCGATTTGAAGAGTGTTGAGTACGTTGTTTTCGATGAAGCTGATAGGTTGTTCGAAATGGGTTTTCAAGAACAGTTGAATGAATTACTTGCATCTTTGCCTACAACAAGACAGactttgttgttttctGCTACTCTACCTAATTCATTGGTTGATTTTGTTAAGGCTGGTTTGGTTAATCCAGTTTTGGTTCGTTTGGACGCGGAAACGAAAGTTTCAGAGAACTTAGAAATGCTTTTTCTATCCAGTAAAAACGCAGATAGAGAGGCGAACCtattatatattttgcAAGAAATCATAAAGATTCCGTTAGCCACTAGTGAACAACTTCAAAAGCTGCAAAAT
This is a stretch of genomic DNA from Saccharomyces cerevisiae S288C chromosome IV, complete sequence. It encodes these proteins:
- the SLM3 gene encoding tRNA-5-taurinomethyluridine 2-sulfurtransferase (tRNA-specific 2-thiouridylase; responsible for 2-thiolation of the wobble base of mitochondrial tRNAs; human homolog TRMU is implicated in myoclonus epilepsy associated with ragged red fibers (MERRF), and can complement yeast null mutant), producing the protein MLARYLNLIGRRSASPYRPQRLPAKFDNVIVAMSSGVDSSVAAALFAGEFPNTRGVYMQNWSESQSLDDPGKEPCYERDWRDVNRVAKHLNIRVDKVNFEQDYWIDVFEPMLRGYSEGSTPNPDIGCNKFVKFGKLREWLDEKYGTGNYWLVTGHYARVMQEMNGKGLFHLLRSIYRPKDQSYYLSQINSTVLSSLLLPIGHLTKPEVRDLAKYAGLPTAEKPDSQGICFVNNSQHGKFKNFLKHYLPSSPGDIITVDPQSGAKTTWGRHDGLWSYTIGQKVGISMPQADPNYQGTWFVSEKLRDTNEILIVRGRDNPALYSDTMRIENFSSLGPREDTINAFQNTGALTLQFRSLQVPVQIKSCKLNRSADNLDITIHLASKQRAITPGQSCCLYIDDRVLGSGPISHVNNNDTHA